Proteins from a genomic interval of Flammeovirgaceae bacterium SG7u.111:
- a CDS encoding PIN domain-containing protein, whose product MVIGELKGKLVGLDTAPLIYFIEQHPTLHPKVKNVFELHAQQTFGFIVSVLTLTEVLVHPLREKDTKLAAKYKRIFEDAKGVTIAEMNKDIAVKAAELRAKYASLRTPDAIQLATAIHHRCDYFFSNDEALKKITEIEVITINDIA is encoded by the coding sequence ATGGTAATCGGTGAGTTAAAGGGGAAGTTAGTCGGTTTAGATACAGCCCCACTTATTTACTTCATAGAGCAGCACCCAACGCTCCATCCGAAAGTAAAAAATGTTTTTGAGTTGCATGCCCAGCAAACGTTTGGGTTTATTGTTTCAGTCTTAACCCTCACCGAAGTATTGGTACACCCGCTCAGAGAAAAGGACACAAAACTGGCGGCGAAGTACAAGCGTATTTTTGAAGATGCAAAAGGGGTAACTATTGCGGAGATGAATAAGGATATAGCCGTTAAGGCGGCAGAACTTCGGGCAAAGTATGCTAGTTTGCGAACACCAGATGCTATCCAACTAGCCACGGCAATCCACCACCGATGCGATTATTTCTTTTCTAATGATGAAGCCCTAAAGAAAATCACGGAAATTGAAGTGATAACGATAAATGATATAGCATAG